TTCTCAATTATAGTTGGCCCTGACTTTCTATCATCAGATTGTGCATGAATAATCTGATCCACTCCCTGTTTGATCAAACCCTCATCAATGCAGCCGTCTATCAGGGTCTTGAAAGCCTCCGTAGCAGAAAAAATAGCCTCTTCATGTTCCGACCCCAGAATATCTATCACAATAAAAACCCAACAATCATAATGGAAGATCTTCTCAATTCCTCACTAAAAGTAATTGCTaactaaaaactaaaataccAGACCTTTGAGTGCACTGAACACAATGGGGAGTTTAATCACACAAAGTTGCCTGTTAAGAGACTGCACTTTCATCATTCCAGAACTCAACAAACGAGCATTAAACGTCAGGCTAACTGGAGAAGTTTCACTTGCAGAGACAGATACAGCCAAAAACGATAACAAATCCAGCAATGCCTCAGCCGAAACCTCTATGTTCGGATAAGTACAAACCACATTCAAACTATCAGTTACACGCCTAGTAACAAGAGGTTGCCGAAGTTCCaataaagttttataatatttaagaATTGTAGTCATGTATTTCATCGACAAAAGTGGAAGAGAGTCCTTAAGAGCATCCAAAACATAGAGAACTTCCTGAGCTCCTTTAACCGCTTCACTCGAATTCGCATTTGAACCGCCGGCCAGCAGAAGAAACCTCTCGAATAAGTTTGATATAGCTTCACTCGCAGGTGCCAGCACCGGTGTCCCTCTCAAGCTTTGTAAAACATCACGGATACACAAATGCGATTGCCTTCTCAcctatttcaaaaattaattcgcaagtaattaaaaataatcataatttgattgaaattcaactctctctttttttttttggattcaacgaaaggaaaaataaaagatattaccTTAGAGCGGGAATCGGTTAAGTATCCGATTAGAACCCCGTAATTTTGCGATAAATCAGACCAATTAACTTTATCTCCAGCAATCAATAACTGAGCTAAACATTTCAAACCTGACGTCAGCGTGACCTCCGTAACGGAATTCAATCTCAATACCGTAACGACCATCCTCGAAACGAAAtctcctttctttttcaaaacGGCGACGGGGATACGGGGGAGAAGGAGAGAGAGGACGGTGGCGAGAGACTGGACGATGTGAGGAGGGGAGTCCGGTTCGGAGCCTAGGCGGTCGAGAGAAGAACACGTGGCGCCGAAGTAGGCGATCGGTGAGAGAGGCAGATTTTGTTCCTTCAGTTCTTGAGTCATTGCGCCAACGGTGGCGCAGAGCCGTTGGCTGTCTTCTTGGTCGGAGTTCGAGAAGTGGCGGAGTACTGAGTCGCAGAAATCACCGGTGGGTGAGTCCGGGAAGAAGTCCAAGGCTTCCATATCGCAGTGCCGGCGCCGTTTGCCACAAAGAATAAATCAGGGTTTAAAAGATAGAAAGTAGGGTTTTAAAATACAAGGGTACGTGTGGAAAAGaataattttagattttgttTTTTCTTGTCTAGGGTTCAAAATTTGAAGTTTGGTACAAGGTTGAAGTTTTggttcaaaatttaatatttatgtttaaaataataaaattactaaaattatgtattaataataaaaaattttatttgaaatgtaattaaataattaaaaatagaccATAAATAATATGGTGTAAagagtaaaataattttttttgaatttcataaaaaatatatagtcTTGGACTTTTCTTTTAGGCCCTTCATGTTTTTATGGACTAAACCCATTAATGTACTAAAgtgttttaatttcataatataatttctcaaattaattttcatatgtataatatataaatcattttacgattattaaattaattttcaaaaggaaatgttaacttttaaaaattttaaaaaattcagtacataaatatatatcatatatattttttgtatttgaaTAATCTTTAACTgtcataattacatatttataggTCAAACATGAATACTTTAAAAGAACAAAGAGTTTGAATAATATAAGTTTCACCAACATGATTCATGTATTCGGATTCGGTATATGATTCATCAACATTATTCCCACTAGATTATGATACACTCACGATGTGggtgaaaaatatatgtgataaatttataaaaaaaattatgaaaaataaagtgatgaataattaataatgaattttataAGTATTGAATTTACATTAAAAAGTTGTTTAATAGATTAATAAAATTAagagtaaattattaaaataatcatttttatttgtttcaaattatattttaatcatttaagtttaaaatgtcacattttaatAGTTATATTATTGTAAATGTTAtgtaaaaaatcaaatttttaagaGAGAAATGAGGctgttataaaaataatattacattacaattacatacAACTTCTCcgaaaataagattaaaaaaaaaacaccataaaCATCAATGAGCCAGATAAAATCACAACCGTCCAATTCATCATGATCAACGGTTCAGACCACCACTTTCGTCAAGCCTACGAATCATATACAAAGCATTACTTGTAACCATAGCCACATTTGTGATCTTCTTCTTCACATCATCTTTCACCTCCCGATCAACCCCTTCGAACCCATCAACACACGTGTCCTCATACGTCAGCGCCGCACTCACCCACGTCCGTGCATTGCTCATCTGGAACTCGAACGTTTCGCCTCTCAAATGCTTCAACTCACTCAACGTTTTGCTTAGCTCATCCACCGACTCAGCCATTTGCTCCACGCAGTCGCTTAGAGCCGCTCGTTCCCTTTTGCTTTTCCCCGTGACGCTGGTTTTTAAGTAGGTCGAAGCTTTGCGGGCGCGGGCGAGGCTGACTTTAACGGCGGCTTGGGCTAAGTCGCGTGGGGTGCCGGTGGGGCCAGAGTAGGATGATAGTGTGCGGAGGCAGAGTGAGGGGTAGCTGGCGTTGATGCATGATGAACGGACCAGATCTTGCGGTGCATTATGATTTGGTGCGGTGGCGGAGTAGAGGAAGGGGGTGAAAAATAGGAGGAAGAAAAGGGTGGTCGCCATTGTTGAGTGCTGTTAACAGCTAAGTGACTGTTTCAGAGTTTCATTTTTGGTGAGTTTTTTTGTTGGAGAAGAAAGACTTTTATAATGGGAGAGTGAACGTTGGTATAGTGGCATATGATTATAGTTCGTTAAATGACTAAATTATCCTcaactttaatttattatataaaattattaaatactaaataaattataTCTTTGTATAAATGAGTTTACATATGAGCATAGATTTGATCATGAGTCGAGTCAATCTAAATATTAGGTTCGATTTTTAGGTTTAGGTTCGGGTTGACTAAAAACATGGTCTGAAGTATTACCCAAGCCCGActcaaataaaaatgctaaacccAAGCTCGACCTAACCcgctcgtattaatttttttatataaaaataaaattaaaaaatataatacatcaaatacactaaaaatattaaaaataatttttttaataaattaaaaatacgttaaaaaaactttatacttaaataacactaagaaaCTTGCAACTTGGcaaacaaatgcctctaaaatagtagcaaaattaacaataaaacaatagttatacaatatccaaacaataacaacataatagtaaCAAAATAGTAGCATAAATTTTTTAGGTAGATTCGGGTTGGTTTGGGCCCGAGCCAAAAGAATCATACTTGAAGCCTGATCCATTTAGAAAATGGGCCTTATTTTATCCAAGTCCATTTCTCGGACctatatttttgtctaaaccctCTTATTTTTTGGATGAATCTTCGAATTTGGACAAATGATCCGACGCATGATTAGGTTTAATATAATGTTGATATAAAATACATGGCTGGATTTAAATTCAGTCCAACTCCACACATAGACATCTTTAGTTATTATATATAACCATTGAGatattaataacattattatgtgttcttaatgttattatttttaatgttttatggtgtttttatttttattttttgaataattttattataaattttgattagtttttTTTTGACATGATATTTAGAATTATTCATGATTTCTTCACAACTTATATATAGAAGATAATGCACTTCAACATATTTAAATTTACGTCTTtttgtattaataataatatccatattaattaaattaaaactctattaatttttttttaacctCGAGTGTATAATAATTGTTATAATGCGGAGAATGAAGGGTAGTGGTGGGAATTGAAGGTGATGAAAAGGATTGAGAGTTAATGCACCGCAGTGACAGGCAGCAGACCAATGCAaacaacaaataattaaatagagATCTCACCGACCCAACATTTCTATTTGTTAGCTTTGGATCTCTCTGTTATATCATATCCCCCAATGAACATCAAGCAACAAATAGTTAACACACTTTGGACATTGTTTATTCTAGAAACAACACACCAAGTTTTGAtggtttttttgttttgattttaatgATTTCTGTTTCAACAATCTTTGTAAGAAGTTTGATGGTTTCAAGTAATGTTTGGAGTTTTAAGTTTttgtaaatgaaaaatatagcaAAGGGAGAGTTTTgtcttttatttaaaagttcgatTTAACTCGAATTTAGATTTAATTAAGGTATAATGTGACTATTTAATGCTAaaagattttataaaaaataaaataaaagttaaattttatttttagttcatGTACTATGTGTAAGTTGTAgctttaattaatgaatttaatgattattgtttaagttgtaattaaaattttaaaattcgataaatataaaactaaaaattattaaattaaaaaatataaattaaacccaaaacttaTATGCAATACAAGAGTAAAAATAAAGATATCAAAATTCACAAATCAACTTATTCTtaatacaatttaatccaaaagaaaattaataaagcCCTTGGTACCAACACCCAAGCATATGACGTTTTCCATGCTGAAACAAGATCATGTGCGAGACACAGTGTAGCAGGGGCCGCCAACCtgctatatatatacacactattatttgatatattttttaataattacaaGTGTTATAGTTATTTTTACAGTCTTAAGTATAATTCTGTTTAGAAAAGTTCTTATAATAATATTGAGTTCAAGATTCAAATTTGATTCAAGTGTTAGGGAAATAAGTACGTTCCTCCTATTTCTAACTATTTGTtagtattatttaatattttaataatagaattttttagttgtttttagacttaacatgtatttatttttaaatattaattaaggaCACAAAACGTGGCTTTCAttaaaaaacaacataaaaaatatattcacaagtatgcataaatatatacatacatattacTTGATTCCATCCAACGGCAACAATGCTTGTGCTTGATATGGCCAAGCACTTGTAAACTGTATCATGTTCCAGCCAAAACATGAGAGTTAGCCAATGTCTGGTGTGTAGAAATTACCGTGCTGTTCTGGATGGGACATTGAAGATCTAGTTTTGTCCATGTTAATGCTGAGTTGCAAGGTCAATTATAAGTGAACCATGTTGATGCTTTTTTGGTTGGTGGTATGAGCTTAATTAGTCGAGCTGGACTCCGAGATAACGAGCGCCGGTGCTTGAGCTTTGGAATCTTTCCTATGCTTAAATTAGCAAAGGTGTGATAgtataaaggaagaagaaagagtatTTATACTTTATTTTTGAGTTTCTTGAAGCCTCGTAATCAATCCGTCTATGGGTGTGTACCACTAACTTTGGTGTGTCGATTTAACCAATGATTGTAAGAATTGAATTAAAGGTTGAAGTAGTTGAACCTTGATTCTtgattcaattaatttaactctaatttttaatttaatcagtCTTAGACTTACTGTTTTATATGAATTGAAGTTTGCTTTTGTAaatatctatatatgtatatacaccaAACTAGACTGTGGGGATTGGAGTTTGGATCACATCACAAAATGGGCCCTTTGCCACTAAATTCACAATGGAAGATGCCACTTTGTTGAAGCCATAAAAAGAGTTCATGCCCATTGTGGCATATACGGGTTGTATCAGCCGACACATATTGTCCCAACtccattttatattaaataatttaaatttcattctgatcaaatttttattatgttCTAGTcatattgatttgtatattgaattttataatttattatatttctatttggTTTGGACACGTAACATCATGAGAAGACACTTTAAAATTGTCCAAGGATGGTCCTTCGCTTCACAACACTTAACTCCTTAGTTGAAGATTACCTGGATGGCCTACCATCTTACAACGCCTGATGATCAGTCACCCAGGCACCACATTTATTAGGTCACTCGCTTTTAGCGAGAACACACTCCATTCGGAGAGGAGACCACTAAGGGAACACTAGGCGTAACAACCTCGCTCAGCCAAGGGAATTTCATAATAGTACCATGTATGAGAACGACCCACGTACGACAACCTTGCCACCTACCCAATAGCACGATCACCAGTACTTAGATTTGTCGGCAACGTGGCATCACTGAACATTGGATCTCCCCTCTATAAATACCCTTCAAGATAATGAGAAAAGCGGTCTCTTGGCATTTTAGCAACCCTAAACACTTTACAACGCTCAGTCTCCTTTGCTACCTTATCCTCTTCCTTACTTTTCTTTTATGGATTCGCAATACAAACCTAACAAATATTGTACAAACCTTAACCAGAATCCATTCCAGATTTGATTCCTTCACAtggaaaaaaaatgttaattgtgataaaaatgaaaatgatatcgGTGAATAGACCTATTCAATGGTTAAATTATTTATCTAGTTCAATAGATTAGATTCACCATAGTTTAAGTTTACACAATGTGCATTTAAATGCATGTTGGTCCTGACTTGTATGAAACAATAGTTAAAACTCTTGTTAGATACTCATTTGACACAAATTCAAACCATGCAACCCCATCCCTTCCtcctatataaaaaaaaaacttaaatttaattataaaaatatataatatcagcataaatatattttaatttttttatattaaataaataataaatttgaatttttagagctaataagtccaaaaacaaacaTAGAAAAAGAGAATATAAAATTTGTAGGTCGATTAATAGAGGTGAATACATGCATATCATGAATATGTTCATGTCCCAACTATTTTTTTTGCAGAATTCCTTTgtatttcataatatatatataacgtttcctttgtatttttttttaaaagatgcaTTTTTGTATTTTCATCCTATTATAGTTGGTGCAATATTTTCCTATTTATACACTACTAATAATTTGCTTGATTGTTGGTAAGGATGCAATTTCaatcataataatttttattagttttaaaaatataaagaaataattacatgcatactttttatatatatattgaatatattcatattatatattttttaataaaatattttatataatcttattaaaaataacattgtCAAATGATTTGATTAACCTGATGggggtttaggcaaaaatatagattcgaaaaatgagcttgggcaaaaaaaaagCCCATTTAGCAAATGCCTTGGGTAAGCTTTTTCGGTACTAAGCCCAAATTTGGGAAAACAAAAACTGTTGAGgttttgctatcattttactattatattgctactattttgttgttattgtttggatattatataactctcGTTTactgttaattttgctactattttagatgtattttcttgttaagttacacatatcttagtgttatttaagtataaaatattttaatattttaatttcaatttgttgagaaatatttactttaatatttttagtgtatttgatgtattatattttttaaatttatttttatataaaaaataatacaaaaaattaataCGAAAGAGTTGGGCCAtgctcaaattttaatttttttatttggatcaaaattgaataaaattttagacccattttaAACCAGGCTAAGCCCAAAcctataaaacatatttaaaatttttgttacgGCCTGATTCGACCCATAATCACATCCAAATTTAACCtatagattaaaaatatatattattagcaTGGAATTATCATCCCTcatttgttttattatctaaccaTAAAAGATTTagggcataatatatatatatataatatattcattTTGCTAGGTCATTGTCAAAAGGGACATTATGTTTCCTTCAACAAAATATATGCAAAAGACAGAAACATACAATTAATAAGGTAAAAAAATAGGTGAAggttgtatttaatttttttaaaaacagcacaattgaattaaaattaaaattgtatgtatatattaaaacaataattaagttatatatatatttgcactaaattaaaatttatgtattaaattacacattatactcaaatttatgtataattttgatatttattcgATATTTATTCATTATTCCTGTATATCTTTATTAGTGAACGGACTTGGTAAGTCCCTCTATTataagaattgaatcaaattagcCTCTCTATTATAAAGGATAAAAAGGTAACATTTACGGTTTAAAAAATGAGTGACTGGACTTGGCATGTCCTTCTGTTATAAAGATCAAATCAAATTAATCTCTTTATTATCAAATAgattaatttagtcattatactattaaaaataatcaaatttatctaaatttCAATGAAGTTAACATTTACCGTTCAAAAAATAGTCATTTActgttaacataattaatatttgaatttttttttatggttttacaAAAGAATTATTTGGAgttaaacattatttttatttttatttatttatagatagaattataatataaagattaaattaataaatttaatgatagAGGTACTAATTCCAATAAACACCAAACTACCATACAGCAAAGCTCGATCTGTTTATTGCCGTAGATTCTTCATTATCAATTTATCATCCCATAACCTAACAGCGTTGCCGTTAATCGCCGTTAAATCCTGATAACGGTACCAACCCCTTTCCCCTTTTCTCACTCTCAAGACTCTTTCCCAACTATCCCACCACTCCCCGCCGCAACTCCGTCCCGTCACCGTCATTTCGCTGTCGACGTCGTCGCTCTCTCCTCCACAGTAAACGCTCAACTTGAACTTCTCTCCTTTAGTTGTCGACACTCTAATATCATCGCAAACTGACGGCGAACCACTGATCGTTCCCGTAACGACGGCTGGAGCCGAAACCAGAGCTGATGGAAAAAGGGTCTGCTTTGGGTCATCTCCGGCACGATCGATTATGGACGTAGACCACGGTTTCAGGTTGGGTTTGGTAACGGAACGTGACGAGGAGGCGACGCCGGCGGCTCTGATCCTCCAAAAACTAATGGCAGCGGTGATAGCGGCGACCCACGTCCATACATTGTTAACAATGGTGAAAATCCCGAAACTTATACAGTTGAATGCTAAAGCTTCGAACCCAGAATCCAACAGCTGTTCCATCTTTCTTGGTTCGGTTCTGCTTTTGTTTGTGGATTGTAATGGAAAATTAATGTCGGATCTATACATATATagtgtgtatatatgtggttAGAATATGCCgttagtacttgtataaaaattgagattttaaaattttcatattaaatccttctacttttttaaaattaaaaattatacctCCCTTTTGTAGTTTCTGATAAAAATTATCtacttaatatatttatttttcatctctCATATGCCACATCACATAAGAGTAATCTAATCAAtatactaaattaataaattttgacgGAAAAtccttacaaatttaattattggatagggatttttaaataaaaagagatAAACTACACtcaaggtcactaaattattcataagTTTACGTTTCGATCATTCAACTTCAAAACTTATAGaatagtcattgaactatttgaaagtttttatttaagtcactcaGCTATTGAGATTTTTTTAAAGTCCAATTAGTAAACTTGAAGCGATGATTCTACTATTGATACGATGGTATAGGGATTAAAtctcatattttttaaaagtatatggactaaaaacaaattttaacttatatatgtCATACGGTATGGCTGAGGGTGAGAGATAGGGGGGGAACGTCGCTGTGGGGTGACGATAAGACACGTGGCAATAGATAAATGGTCTGTCTGTTAAAGAATTCACTGCGTTACGTTTACCTTGCGTGCTTAATTGTGGGATTGGGAGATTAGCAGAATTTCGTGGGTAACTAACTATtttgtttaataatttatatttatatttttgggtTTCTAGAAACATTTCATGTCTTTAAGTTTTCAAGTTATTATTGCTGAAAAAGAAATGAAGGAtaggtaaaaaattaaattaaatttaaaatttattattttaattatatttgagtTACACTAtctcaattaaatttaaaattgaccTCGATCGAATTCTTAAATGAAGGATAAATTTCTCTCAAATATTTTTCTCTATCGACaaagtttgaacttgaaacaTTGCTTAATAAGCGTCAAACGCTTCATTCATTGCTCGATTCAATAGGTGCATATAAGTTTAAGAAAGAAAACAAGCAAAATGAGTATCATATACATTCGAAGCATGGTTTTTAGAATTAAATCGGTGGTCGAACCGATTAGGTTATCGATTTTCAATTcgattataattaaatatattattcaaAAGTTTCTAAGAAATATAAATAGATCATAAATTTTGGTTCAACCACCGGCTCAACTAATTTTTAATCTAGATCCAACTGACTTATATCAATTCGTGGGTTAGTACGTTCTCTCCCTTACTCGAGACTGGTATTCTGTACCAACTAGCCCATCCGGTTCAGTTCatttgtttttttgaaaattatatattcAATTAATTATATCAACAATTCTAGTCAGAATTAATTATTACAAGCACTTAATTGAATAATTCAACTCAACACGATTGGATCTCATTGACATAATGCTCGAAAGTTGAAAATACAAATGTATAGAATACAATGATTTACATCCATTCCGTCAAATGAATTAGTATTTATTACATGATATTTGAGTTTTTAAATTTCCCAAGAGAGTCtcatattaacttttttttttattttttattttgaataaattatccAGTTGGTCACTCATATTAACTTATAATAACAACCAATCATtcgattttaatttaattgacataaccaaattaacttaaatttgacaaattaaatcggttaaccgaatttccccttttatttgaaataaattaaaataatatatattatatttaaaatataatagacTTGATAATCAACCTACTTAATCATTTAACCTTACTTTTATCTAGTTAAACTAGTATAATTGATCTAACCAATAtcgaataaactaaaattttcaataaaatcaaatttaatcgACTTTTACTCACTTAATATATGCCACACTCTCAACTTTACTTATAAAATCTAAACACACCAATATTGTATCCCAAATGATATTTCTTTGTAAATTTtcgagtttttttaatttaaatcaaatttatttctgaattttgaaatttgattttaggCCTCAATTCTATTTTgggatttaaaaaattattatttattttctcaaaCTATCAAAATACATTTAGCAATACTAAttcttaaaaaagtaaaaattaaaattttgaaaacaatattaTTAAAAGGGATAATCACGAACCTTTGATacgaattataaaataaataaaaagataaatctcCAATATGGTGGGATTATTATCATGATCATCGTCAAAGTATGCTATTATTTTATCAGAAAACTGCAACGATAACTGAACTTTTATCATCAACATTGTTctcaacaaaaaatgaaaaaagaaaaatagaaaatgtttATATCTCAATGCTATTAGATTTTATATTTACAGTTACTCAGAACTCAATTTGAGTCTCTAAgtacatat
The Gossypium hirsutum isolate 1008001.06 chromosome A07, Gossypium_hirsutum_v2.1, whole genome shotgun sequence genome window above contains:
- the LOC107929864 gene encoding pectinesterase inhibitor 3, coding for MATTLFFLLFFTPFLYSATAPNHNAPQDLVRSSCINASYPSLCLRTLSSYSGPTGTPRDLAQAAVKVSLARARKASTYLKTSVTGKSKRERAALSDCVEQMAESVDELSKTLSELKHLRGETFEFQMSNARTWVSAALTYEDTCVDGFEGVDREVKDDVKKKITNVAMVTSNALYMIRRLDESGGLNR
- the LOC107929900 gene encoding uncharacterized protein translates to MEQLLDSGFEALAFNCISFGIFTIVNNVWTWVAAITAAISFWRIRAAGVASSSRSVTKPNLKPWSTSIIDRAGDDPKQTLFPSALVSAPAVVTGTISGSPSVCDDIRVSTTKGEKFKLSVYCGGESDDVDSEMTVTGRSCGGEWWDSWERVLRVRKGERGWYRYQDLTAINGNAVRLWDDKLIMKNLRQ